The following are encoded together in the Tribolium castaneum strain GA2 chromosome 3, icTriCast1.1, whole genome shotgun sequence genome:
- the LOC660832 gene encoding PX domain-containing protein kinase-like protein, translated as MAIFEQQTVKKVVLDDTEPLSCVIENWRNVNGHTEFVIKVQRGPFSDKTWRVYKRYNDFYKLHAYLQTSGISLQLPPKKLIGNMDPEFITERQQGLQKYLNSVLMNPILVSSLPARSFVDPANYCQPFGELALQHVSLALRGEVGWEVVGPLEEMGWRLRKHYYHIKCKSQPKDDLIGGWTDYGPDKHLDDKDMHALFKSLNQIQHPFIHSIELCLCTDTGGLVVRTNHKNGSLRDLLCGAKPRQSFLKKYGNPKGHKPLEVSQVALYGRQILEALKFLMDKGLPYGHLHTGNVIIENDRVKLLDIENGVLGVPSFYRPYFMQHRKINTLQAIDVYCFGHTLYEMTFGAPLHESVADNIPSCPSLLKSVLESILSSEACKSGLPTIESLLNHRFFSSVAITLLPDDKAHLKIPNSTKEHLKLAVAQMEERLKEEQKMVRSQKRLVKVQEMMSSEEEKKKQRHKLKQEQRQLAREQMRQKSKSEKDDVDRPDSVNSSTATSIGTATPPSMTGSSVPSPPPPPPPPAPPSMSNGNGAPPLPELTKDRSALLGAICSFNKTSLRKTKVN; from the exons ATGGCTATATTTGAGCAACAGACAGTCAAGAAAGTTGTACTAGACGATACAGAGCCTCTCAGCTGTGTTATCGAGAACTGGAGAAACGTCAATGGACATACA GAATTTGTTATAAAAGTGCAAAGGGGGCCCTTTTCAGACAAGACCTGGCGTGTGTATAAGCGATACAATGATTTCTACAAGTTGCACGCTTACTTGCAAACCTCGGGGATTTCCCTCCAGTTGCCCCCCAAGAAGCTCATTGGGAATATGGACCCGGAATTTATCACCGAGCGGCAACAAGGATTACAG aaatatttaaacagCGTACTGATGAATCCAATTCTAGTCTCATCCCTCCCAGCAAGATCTTTCGTAGATCCTGCCAACTATTGTCAACCTTTTGGCGAATTGGCCTTGCAGCACGTTTCACTGGCGTTGCGTGGGGAGGTGGGTTGGGAAGTTGTGGGGCCGTTGGAGGAAATGGGCTGGAGACTCAGAAAACACTACTACCATATAAAATGTAAATCTCAACCGAAGGACGATTTAATAGGGGGCTGGACCGACTACGGTCCTGATAAACACCTCGATGACAAGGACATGCATGCgttatttaaaagtttgaatCAGATTCAGCACCCTTTCATACATTCCATTGAACTGTGCCTATGCACTGATACTGGGGGCCTTGTTGTGAGGACCAACCACAAGAACGGTTCTCTGAGAGATTTGCTATGCGGGGCTAAACCGAGAcagtcgtttttaaaaaagtacgGCAATCCGAAAGGACACAAACCTCTGGAAGTTAGTCAAGTGGCGCTCTATGGCAGGCAGATTCTAGAAGCGCTCAAGTTTTTAATGGATAAAGGACTACCATATG GACATTTGCACACAGGAAATGTGATTATAGAAAACGATAGAGTCAAACTATTGGACATAGAAAACGGTGTTTTGGGGGTTCCTTCCTTTTACCGCCCTTATTTTATGCAACACCGCAAAATAAATACTCTGCAAGCGATTGATGTCTATTGCTTTGGGCACACGTTGTATGAGATGACTTTTGGGGCCCCACTTCACGAAAGTGTGGCCGATAACATTCCGTCATGCCCCTCGCTTTTGA aATCCGTATTAGAATCGATTTTATCCTCAGAGGCGTGCAAATCAGGACTGCCCACAATCGAATCTCTCCTTAATCATAGATTTTTTTCGTCAGTTGCGATAACGCTACTGCCGGACGATAAGGCGCATTTAAAAATACCAAACTCGACGAAGGAACACTTGAAACTGGCGGTCGCCCAAATGGAGGAACGATTAAAGGAAGAACAGAAGATGGTCAGGAGTCAGAAGCGACTAGTTAAAGTGCAGGAAATGATGAGTTCTGAGGAAGAAAAGAAGAAGCAGAGACACAAGTTGAAGCAAGAGCAGCGACAGCTTGCTAGAGAACAGATGAGGCAAAAGAGCAAATCGGAGAAAGATGATGTTGATAGACCTGATAGTGTGAACAGCAGTACAGCGACTTCCATCGGGACGGCAACGCCGCCCTCGATGAccg GCTCTAGTGTTCCGTCGCCCccaccgccgccgccgcccccGGCACCGCCGTCGATGTCTAACGGGAACGGGGCGCCCCCTCTTCCAGAACTTACAAAGGATCGGTCTGCTCTATTGGGCGCAATTTGTAGCTTTAATAAAACGTCGTTGCGTAAGACCAAAGTTAACTAA
- the trsn gene encoding translin isoform X1 → MSSDNILENIFTPFQECINNEQDVREEIRNIMKDIEKPLREIVTTLQIIHRTHNGEEISAACFAARELFESVRAGYEKLDGVVPAGQYYRYNDHWRFATQRLCFLAALIIFLEKGFLVDKETTAQILGLHEKSRLHLDLEDYLMGLLNLATELSRFAVNSVTYGDYNRPLQISKFVAELNAGFRLLNLKNDSLRKRFDALKYDVKKIEEVVYDLSLRGLVPNRGGEVVE, encoded by the exons ATGAGTTCTGATAACATACTGGAAAACATATTTACACCGTTCCAGGAATGCATCAACAACGAACAAGATGTGCGAGAG gaaataagaaatataatGAAAGACATAGAGAAGCCGCTCAGAGAGATTGTCACCACGCTGCAGATCATCCACCGCACTCACAACGGGGAGGAAA ttTCAGCGGCGTGTTTTGCCGCGCGTGAGCTCTTTGAGAGTGTGAGGGCTGGCTACGAAAAATTGGACGGTGTCGTTCCAGCTGGACAGTACTACAGGTACAACGATCACTGGCGCTTTGCCACGCAACGTCTGTGCTTCTTGGCCGCTCTTATTATATTCTTAGAGAAAGGCTTCCTTGTGGATAAGGAAACCACAGCTCAAATTTTGGGCCTACATGAGAAATCTCGCCTCCACTTGGATTTGGAGGACTATTTAATGGGGCTGTTGAATCTGGCGACGGAACTGTCGCGGTTTGCGGTGAATTCAGTTACTTACGGGGACTACAACCGGCCTTTACAGATCTCGAAGTTTGTGGCGGAACTGAACGCGGGCTTTCGTTTGTTGAATTTAAAGAACGATTCGCTGCGTAAGAGGTTCGACGCGCTTAAGTACGATGTTAAAAAGATCGAAGAGGTTGTGTATGACTTGTCTTTGCGCGGTCTTGTGCCTAACAGAGGAGGAGAAGTAGTGGAATAA
- the trsn gene encoding translin isoform X2: MSSDNILENIFTPFQECINNEQDVREEIRNIMKDIEKPLREIVTTLQIIHRTHNGEEISAACFAARELFESVRAGYEKLDGVVPAGQYYRYNDHWRFATQRLCFLAALIIFLEKGFLVDKETTAQILGLHEKSRLHLDLEDYLMGLLNLATELSRSRSLWRN, encoded by the exons ATGAGTTCTGATAACATACTGGAAAACATATTTACACCGTTCCAGGAATGCATCAACAACGAACAAGATGTGCGAGAG gaaataagaaatataatGAAAGACATAGAGAAGCCGCTCAGAGAGATTGTCACCACGCTGCAGATCATCCACCGCACTCACAACGGGGAGGAAA ttTCAGCGGCGTGTTTTGCCGCGCGTGAGCTCTTTGAGAGTGTGAGGGCTGGCTACGAAAAATTGGACGGTGTCGTTCCAGCTGGACAGTACTACAGGTACAACGATCACTGGCGCTTTGCCACGCAACGTCTGTGCTTCTTGGCCGCTCTTATTATATTCTTAGAGAAAGGCTTCCTTGTGGATAAGGAAACCACAGCTCAAATTTTGGGCCTACATGAGAAATCTCGCCTCCACTTGGATTTGGAGGACTATTTAATGGGGCTGTTGAATCTGGCGACGGAACTGTCGCG ATCTCGAAGTTTGTGGCGGAACTGA